CGGACATGCTGGATGTGGTGGACCTGTTCGCCGAACGTGGATACGCGGCGGTCTTGCCTGATCTGTACCGCCACGGCACCAGGATCGGGTGTCTGGCGCGGGCTATGAACCAGCTCGCGACCGGTAGGCCGGGTCGACCGGCCGTCGACATCGACGCGACCCGGCGATGGCTGGCCAGCCGCTCAGACGTCGACGGCGGTCGGCTCGGTGTGATCGGATTCTGCATGGGCGGTGGGTTCGCCCTCGCGTACGCGGCGAGCGCGCCGCCCGGCGTGCGAGCCGCATCGGTGAATTACGGCGTGGTTCCCACGGATCAGGAAGAGTTGCGGTCAGTGTGTCCGGTCGTGGGCTCCTACGGCGGCCGCGACCGGGGCTTTCGGTCGCACGGCATGCGGCTGCAGGAACATATGCGGGCGCTCGGCATCGAGCACGACGTGGAGATCTATCCGGCTGCCGGGCATTCCTTCATGACCGACGGCCACCACCCCATCGCGAAACTCGCGCTGTTCCCGCTGCGTCACGGCCTCGTCCGCCCGGCAGCGGACGAGGCATGGCAGCGCACATTCGTCTTCTTCGACAAACACGTCGTGAACCACGAGTAGCGCTGGCCAACACGACGGACCGGATGCCGGCGTCATTACCGCCGACCCAATCTGATTCCGAAATCGACTAGCCCTCTGTCTGGCGTGCCCCGGCTGTGCCTCATGCGGTGGGAAACAAAGCGAGCGCTCAAGGGAGATGTGGCCACTGAGACATTGACCGGCCATGGGCTGCTTCGTACGTTCAGGAGGCTCGTCAGACGGCATCGCCAGGAGGCGATCATGACAGAACGGTCCAGCTCCACCTGGCCCTGGCCGGACCTTCGACCCGGTCCGTTCGGCACCCCCGCCCCTGACCTGGTCCGCAGGCTCGCCGAGGCTTCGATGGAGCCCACCACGATGCCGAGCGGAGACCGGGTACCCATGATCGTCAGGTACGAAGACGTCCGTGCCGTTCTCACCTCGCCCGCCAGCAGCCGTAACCTGCGGGCACCCGGCCTTCCCAGAATGGTCAGCGGTACCGCCCTCGAGGACGACGCCGCGGCGCTGATCAACCAGGACCCGCCGGAGCACACGCGTTATCGCCGCATCATGCAGGGCACCTTCACGCCCAGGCATATCGAGCGCTGGCGGCCTCGCGCGGCGGCGATAGCCAACGAACTGATCGACGCGGCCGGCCACGAGTTCGACATGGTCGCCGATTTCGCCCTGCCGCTGCCCGCGCGGGAGATCTGCGAGATGCTCGGCGTCCCGATGGACCGGTTCGAGCAGTTCCGCGGTTGGACGGAGATGTTCCTGTCCACCTCCGAGGCGAGCGCCGAGGCCAGGGGAGAGGGATTCGCCGCGTTCATGGCGTACGCCGGCGAGCTGATCGCGGAGCACCGGGTCAGGCCAGGCGGTGACCTCATCGACCTCCTCATCGAGGCGCGCGACGACGGGGACAGGCTGAGTGAGGCGGAGCTGACCCACATGGTCTTCACGCTCATCATGGCTGGGCACGAGACCACCGCATCGATCATCATCCGGGGCGCATTCCGCCTCCTGTGCCACCCTGAGCAGTACGCGCAGCTGGCTGCCCGACCCGAGCTCCTGGAATCGGCGGTGGAGGAGATCCTTCGCTGCGAAGGTCCAGGGGGGAACGGCCTGCTCCGGCTGGTCACCGAGGACATCGAGCTGTCCGGCGGCGTGATCCCGAAGGGCACCGTCGTGCTGCCCAATCCCACGGGCGCCAACCACGATCCGTCGGCGTTCGACGATCCACTGCGGTTCGACACCCAGAGGTTCGCCGGGACGGCGGCCAACCCGCACCTGGCGTTCGGCCACGGCCCCCACTACTGCCTGGGGGCGAATCTGGCCAGGATGGAACTGCAGGAAGCCTTCCGCGCCCTGGTGACGCGGCTGCCCACCCTCCGTGCCCAAGAGGACTTGGCGACGCTGCGGTGGACCAACGACGGACTGATCTATCGCCCCCTCCGGCTCCCGGTCAAGGGAGGCTGAGGTACGGATGATCACCTGACCGCAGATCTTCGAACGTGATCGGGGGTTTGAGGGTTCCGCCTGGCCCAGGAGGCTAAAGGGAGTCCGGTCAGTCCGGCTCCCTTGAATGGCCTCGCTCCACAGGTCATGACCGTGCACCACGGCTCAACTGGCCTCGCGAACGCTGAGCCGTACGTCGAGAGCCTCAGCGAGGCGTTCCAGCACCGGGATGGCTTCGCCCCGGTCGTTGTCGGCCCCATCCTCGCTTTGAGATCGGAGACGCTCGCACCTGCGCCCAGGGCGTTGCCCCTGTGCACCGGCACCAGCGCCAAGATCAAACTCATCAACCGCCAGATGTACGGCCGAGCCGGCTTCGCGCCACCCGCCAGAGGATCCTGTGCGCAGAGACCGCCAACCGTCACCACCGAACTCGTGCCAGAGCCGAAACCGTACA
This window of the Nonomuraea africana genome carries:
- a CDS encoding dienelactone hydrolase family protein, which gives rise to MRQHVRIPLPDGSSLAATVALPEGTAPVAGWPGVVVVHEIYGVEPDMLDVVDLFAERGYAAVLPDLYRHGTRIGCLARAMNQLATGRPGRPAVDIDATRRWLASRSDVDGGRLGVIGFCMGGGFALAYAASAPPGVRAASVNYGVVPTDQEELRSVCPVVGSYGGRDRGFRSHGMRLQEHMRALGIEHDVEIYPAAGHSFMTDGHHPIAKLALFPLRHGLVRPAADEAWQRTFVFFDKHVVNHE
- a CDS encoding cytochrome P450; this translates as MTERSSSTWPWPDLRPGPFGTPAPDLVRRLAEASMEPTTMPSGDRVPMIVRYEDVRAVLTSPASSRNLRAPGLPRMVSGTALEDDAAALINQDPPEHTRYRRIMQGTFTPRHIERWRPRAAAIANELIDAAGHEFDMVADFALPLPAREICEMLGVPMDRFEQFRGWTEMFLSTSEASAEARGEGFAAFMAYAGELIAEHRVRPGGDLIDLLIEARDDGDRLSEAELTHMVFTLIMAGHETTASIIIRGAFRLLCHPEQYAQLAARPELLESAVEEILRCEGPGGNGLLRLVTEDIELSGGVIPKGTVVLPNPTGANHDPSAFDDPLRFDTQRFAGTAANPHLAFGHGPHYCLGANLARMELQEAFRALVTRLPTLRAQEDLATLRWTNDGLIYRPLRLPVKGG